In Picosynechococcus sp. PCC 7002, the following are encoded in one genomic region:
- a CDS encoding rhodanese-like domain-containing protein has product MTTTQQQQLLELSPAEFAAQVNSPNTVVFDVREQAEYAREHVAGAQNIPLSRLTVDTVPQTTKKVILYCQSGNRSRRAAKLFFAAGYYQVAHFDGGFTAWKGANLPYNEDKKAPLPMMRQVQIVAGGLVLAGTLLSAFISPWFLLLTGFVGSGLMFAGFTGFCGMAKILARLPYNRVK; this is encoded by the coding sequence ATGACTACTACCCAACAACAACAATTACTTGAACTTTCACCTGCTGAGTTTGCCGCCCAGGTCAATTCTCCCAATACCGTCGTTTTCGATGTGCGCGAACAGGCTGAATACGCGAGAGAACATGTGGCGGGAGCGCAAAATATTCCCCTGTCTCGCTTGACCGTAGACACCGTGCCCCAGACAACGAAAAAAGTGATCCTTTATTGTCAAAGCGGCAATCGCTCCCGACGGGCGGCCAAACTATTCTTTGCGGCAGGCTATTACCAAGTGGCCCATTTTGACGGCGGATTTACGGCCTGGAAAGGCGCTAACTTGCCCTACAACGAAGATAAAAAAGCGCCTTTACCGATGATGCGCCAGGTGCAAATTGTCGCTGGGGGTCTAGTCCTCGCCGGTACGTTACTCAGTGCGTTTATCTCTCCTTGGTTTTTGCTACTCACCGGATTTGTCGGCTCTGGGTTAATGTTTGCGGGCTTTACGGGCTTCTGCGGTATGGCGAAAATTTTGGCCCGTCTCCCCTACAACCGCGTCAAATAA
- a CDS encoding sulfite exporter TauE/SafE family protein, whose amino-acid sequence MQLLGYFLAACIGISLGLMGGGGSVLAVPILVYVMGVDPKSAIAMTLFIVGIVSAVGLVPHWRQGNINLKKAGIFGSATMVGAFLGAQLTRLPFITGTVQLLLFAVMMLIAAIFMIRKSGKAIAHPANEPHLEDYPAPVCRYCWLWLLTEGLGIGILTGLVGVGGGFAIVPALVLLGKTEMKEAVGTSLVIIVMNAIAGFLGYFGQADVVFDWHLMVNFTFVASLGILLGGYSGRYFNAKQLQKGFGYFLLAVAAFILFQQRDRLPRLTTLPETTVAIAQQK is encoded by the coding sequence ATGCAGCTCTTGGGATATTTTTTAGCGGCTTGTATTGGCATCAGTCTGGGTTTGATGGGGGGCGGTGGTTCGGTGTTGGCGGTGCCGATCTTGGTCTATGTGATGGGGGTTGACCCGAAAAGTGCGATCGCCATGACGTTGTTTATCGTCGGCATTGTCAGTGCGGTGGGGTTGGTGCCCCACTGGCGACAGGGGAATATTAACTTGAAAAAAGCAGGGATTTTTGGCTCGGCGACCATGGTCGGGGCTTTCCTGGGGGCGCAGTTAACCCGGTTGCCTTTCATCACAGGGACGGTGCAGCTATTGCTGTTTGCGGTGATGATGTTGATCGCGGCGATTTTTATGATTCGTAAAAGTGGCAAGGCGATCGCCCATCCAGCGAATGAGCCACACCTTGAAGATTATCCGGCCCCGGTGTGCCGCTACTGTTGGCTGTGGTTGCTCACGGAAGGTTTGGGAATCGGCATTTTGACGGGGCTAGTGGGGGTTGGTGGTGGCTTCGCGATTGTGCCGGCCCTGGTGCTGCTCGGTAAAACGGAAATGAAGGAGGCGGTGGGCACGTCCCTGGTGATTATTGTGATGAATGCGATCGCCGGATTCCTGGGTTACTTTGGCCAGGCTGATGTGGTTTTTGATTGGCATCTGATGGTGAACTTTACCTTTGTGGCGAGCCTGGGAATTTTGCTCGGCGGCTACAGTGGGCGCTATTTCAATGCAAAACAACTTCAAAAGGGTTTTGGGTATTTTCTCTTGGCGGTGGCGGCTTTTATTTTGTTTCAACAGCGCGATCGCCTACCCCGGTTGACTACCTTGCCCGAAACGACTGTGGCGATCGCCCAACAGAAATAG